The proteins below are encoded in one region of Helicoverpa zea isolate HzStark_Cry1AcR chromosome 21, ilHelZeax1.1, whole genome shotgun sequence:
- the LOC124640954 gene encoding uncharacterized protein LOC124640954, which yields MSEITLDFLQGLLKDEYPDVSIQQFEGAPGSKRGDNYTSMVYRISMTGIRRHVEPDGSSETDEPWEYSIIYKCLPESILRREAFKSDELFCNEVAFYNKIWPALLNFQKQWNVHNPFKSIPKCYLAQNDCVVLKDLKREGYVMPERRQGLTIEQCYMVMKHLSQFHALSLAMKCHDPEAFYELLNVKDGISEVFFVEENFDYYKNYFIEATSNAIAMVEQELVDSEDKDKYLDKFKAFCSEDNYFHAMVELVTPTEPLAVIGHGDCWTNNFLFKYVDGDIADMYIVDFQAVRYASPALDLAYVMYMCLDREQRAEHLSSLLEYYTDELHRRLVQMSDEDSVFNTSLNRDALYSLLQEEFKRAGQFGLGIAVDMYPIMTCDSDEAPDLYQHELQVSEPSSTSRVAPVQTNSAVCSKKMTDLLIELVDNGVL from the exons ATGTCGGAGATCACCCTAGATTTCCTGCAGGGCCTGCTCAAAGATGAATACCCAGATGTCAGTATACAGCAGTTTGAG GGTGCACCGGGCTCCAAGCGCGGTGACAACTACACCTCCATGGTATACCGAATCTCCATGACCGGTATCCGAAGACACGTTGAGCCAGACGGTTCCAGCGAAACTGATGAGCCCTGGGAGTACTCCATCATCTACAAGTGCCTCCCCGAAAGCATCTTGCGCAGGGAAGCCTTCAAAAGCGACGAGCTTTTCTGCAACGAGGTCGCATTTTACAACAAAATCTGGCCTGCTTTACTCAACTTCCAAAAACAGTGGAATGTCCACAACCCTTTCAAGTCGATCCCGAAGTGCTATCTGGCTCAAAATGACTGCGTGGTGCTCAAGGACTTGAAGAGGGAAGGGTATGTGATGCCCGAGAGGCGCCAGGGTCTAACTATAGAGCAATGTTACATGGTCATGAAGCATTTGTCGCAGTTCCATGCCCTGTCTCTCGCCATGAAGTGTCATGACCCTGAGGCCTTTTATGAGCTGCTGAATGTTAAAGATGGAATCTCTGAAG TATTCTTCGTCGAAGAGAACTTCGATTATTACAAGAACTACTTCATAGAGGCTACATCAAACGCCATAGCTATGGTAGAACAGGAGTTAGTTGACTCTGAAGACAAAGACAAATACTTGGACAAGTTCAAGGCGTTCTGCAGCGAGGATAACTACTTCCACGCCATGGTGGAACTGGTGACTCCTACGGAACCACTAGCAGTCATTGGACACGGAGACTGCTGGACTAATAACTTCTTGTTTAAATATGTGGATGGTGATATTGCTGAT ATGTACATCGTGGACTTCCAAGCAGTCCGCTACGCCTCACCAGCACTAGATCTGGCATACGTAATGTACATGTGTCTCGACCGGGAGCAGAGGGCGGAGCACCTCTCCTCACTCCTGGAGTACTACACGGATGAACTGCATCGGAGGCTGGTGCAGATGAGTGATGAGGACTCAGTTTTTAATACCAGTTTGAACAGGGATGCGCTTTATTCTTT ATTACAAGAAGAATTCAAGCGCGCTGGTCAGTTTGGTCTCGGCATCGCGGTAGACATGTATCCGATTATGACGTGCGACAGTGATGAGGCGCCTGACTTGTATCAACACGAG CTTCAGGTGAGCGAGCCATCTTCAACGTCGCGCGTGGCCCCAGTGCAGACCAACAGTGCAGTTTGTAGCAAGAAAATGACAGACTTACTCATAGAGCTAGTGGATAATGGAGTACTATGA
- the LOC124640955 gene encoding cyclin-dependent kinases regulatory subunit-like, producing MPVDQIQYSERYNDDVYEYRHVILPPDIARQVPKSHLMTETEWRNLGVQQSPGWLHFMVHNPEPHVLLFRRPRTNIPAPVNGLDSNTTSTVKV from the exons ATGCCTGTGGATCAAATTCAGTACTCTGAAAGGTATAATGATGACGTCTATGAGTACAG GCATGTCATCCTGCCACCCGACATCGCCCGTCAGGTACCCAAATCCCATTTGATGACGGAGACGGAATGGCGTAACCTCGGTGTCCAGCAGAGTCCCGGCTGGCTTCACTTCATGGTGCACAACCCTGAGCCCCATGTCTTGCTGTTCAGGCGACCTAGGACCAACATCCCGGCCCCCGTGAATGGGCTTGATAGTAATACTACTTCTACCGTCAAAGTATGA